Proteins encoded by one window of Cydia fagiglandana chromosome Z, ilCydFagi1.1, whole genome shotgun sequence:
- the LOC134678992 gene encoding uncharacterized protein LOC134678992 isoform X2, which produces MRGVPSNECRLHVQKLNGIRADIDVTSCDSDTSGTSNITESPEKSGQNELTYCSVAKKSKWLDFVDTEEKKEISDETMLLNNTEVVLELPKKRPRKSYTSTKILSKPKTECLSDYSPPSSLSNDDKKCNGVTSMDKAESLIYTCTANTAHDISEAPIINNSKWAKFVEDTQNCKDEHSIHPITYTDSLFSLNPVEDEELDSVLDL; this is translated from the exons ATGCGAGGTGTTCCAA GCAATGAGTGCAGGTTACATGTCCAGAAACTGAATGGGATCAGAGCTGACATTGATGTGACTAGCTGCGATTCTGATACCAGTGGCACCAGTAATATAACAGAAAGTCCAGAAAAATCTGGACAGAATGAACTCACATACTGTTCAGTTGCCAAGAAAAGTAAATGGCTGGATTTTGTAGACACTGAGGAAAAGAAAGAAATTTCTGATGAAACAATGCTCCTAAACAATACTGAAGTTGTATTGGAATTACCAAAAAAGCGACCAAGGAAATCCTATACAAGTACTAAAATACTGAGTAAGCCTAAAACTGAATGTTTGTCAGATTATTCACCACCTTCATCATTATCAAATGATGATAAAAAGTGTAATGGTGTTACATCTATGGATAAAGCCGAATCACTTATTTATACTTGCACGGCCAATACAGCCCATGATATATCAGAAGCTCCGATAATTAATAATTCAAAATGGGCAAAATTTGTAGAGGATACCCAAAATTGTAAAGATGAACACAGTATACATCCAATTACATATACTGATAGTCTTTTTTCTCTCAACCCTGTGGAAGATGAGGAACTCGATTCAGTCCTGGATCTGTAG
- the LOC134678992 gene encoding MRN complex-interacting protein isoform X1: MPQTFQVLRCYKCEVFQVHPTKKANKWICKLCNEKQSIKRFYGLGTGNECRLHVQKLNGIRADIDVTSCDSDTSGTSNITESPEKSGQNELTYCSVAKKSKWLDFVDTEEKKEISDETMLLNNTEVVLELPKKRPRKSYTSTKILSKPKTECLSDYSPPSSLSNDDKKCNGVTSMDKAESLIYTCTANTAHDISEAPIINNSKWAKFVEDTQNCKDEHSIHPITYTDSLFSLNPVEDEELDSVLDL, translated from the exons atgccTCAAACCTTCCAAGTGTTGCGGTGTTACAAATGCGAGGTGTTCCAA GTACACCCAACTAAGAAAGCTAACAAATGGATTTGTAAGCTATGTAACGAGAAACAATCAATTAAACGGTTTTATGGTTTGGGCACAGGCAATGAGTGCAGGTTACATGTCCAGAAACTGAATGGGATCAGAGCTGACATTGATGTGACTAGCTGCGATTCTGATACCAGTGGCACCAGTAATATAACAGAAAGTCCAGAAAAATCTGGACAGAATGAACTCACATACTGTTCAGTTGCCAAGAAAAGTAAATGGCTGGATTTTGTAGACACTGAGGAAAAGAAAGAAATTTCTGATGAAACAATGCTCCTAAACAATACTGAAGTTGTATTGGAATTACCAAAAAAGCGACCAAGGAAATCCTATACAAGTACTAAAATACTGAGTAAGCCTAAAACTGAATGTTTGTCAGATTATTCACCACCTTCATCATTATCAAATGATGATAAAAAGTGTAATGGTGTTACATCTATGGATAAAGCCGAATCACTTATTTATACTTGCACGGCCAATACAGCCCATGATATATCAGAAGCTCCGATAATTAATAATTCAAAATGGGCAAAATTTGTAGAGGATACCCAAAATTGTAAAGATGAACACAGTATACATCCAATTACATATACTGATAGTCTTTTTTCTCTCAACCCTGTGGAAGATGAGGAACTCGATTCAGTCCTGGATCTGTAG